The proteins below are encoded in one region of Macaca nemestrina isolate mMacNem1 chromosome 10, mMacNem.hap1, whole genome shotgun sequence:
- the LOC105474262 gene encoding pro-FMRFamide-related neuropeptide FF isoform X1, producing MVLQPPTPCPWKPVPSPCDLHVQGICPSSFPDTPLAQEEDSEPLPPQDAQTSGSLLRYLLQAMERPGRSQAFLFQPQRFGRNTRGSWSNERLSPRAGEGLNSEFWSLAAPQRFGKK from the exons ATGGTTCTGCAGCCTCCTACCCCTTGCCCCTGGAAGCCAGTCCCTTCCCCTTGTGACTTACACGTCCAGGGTATTTGCCCATCTTCCTTCCCTGATACCCCCTTGGCACAGGAGGAAGACAGTGAACCCCTCCCGCCACAGGATGCCCAGACCTCTGGGTCACTGTTGCGCTACCTGCTCCAGGCAATGGAGAGACCTGGCCGGAGCCAAGCCTTCCTGTTTCAGCCCCAGAG GTTTGGCAGAAATACCCGGGGATCCTGGAGCAATGAACGGCTGAGTCCCCGGGCTGGAGAGGGGCTGAATTCCGAGTTCTGGAGCCTGGCTGCCCCTCAACGCTTTGGGAAGAAGTGA
- the LOC105474262 gene encoding pro-FMRFamide-related neuropeptide FF isoform X2, with protein MDSRQTAALLVLLLLIDQGCAEGPGGQQDHQLPAEEDSEPLPPQDAQTSGSLLRYLLQAMERPGRSQAFLFQPQRFGRNTRGSWSNERLSPRAGEGLNSEFWSLAAPQRFGKK; from the exons ATGGATTCTAGGCAGACTGCTGCActgctggtgctgctgctgtTAATAGACCAGGGCTGTGCTGAAGGGCCAGGAGGCCAGCAAGACCACCAGCTCCCCGCG GAGGAAGACAGTGAACCCCTCCCGCCACAGGATGCCCAGACCTCTGGGTCACTGTTGCGCTACCTGCTCCAGGCAATGGAGAGACCTGGCCGGAGCCAAGCCTTCCTGTTTCAGCCCCAGAG GTTTGGCAGAAATACCCGGGGATCCTGGAGCAATGAACGGCTGAGTCCCCGGGCTGGAGAGGGGCTGAATTCCGAGTTCTGGAGCCTGGCTGCCCCTCAACGCTTTGGGAAGAAGTGA